One stretch of Pirellulales bacterium DNA includes these proteins:
- a CDS encoding RsmD family RNA methyltransferase produces MNNRQYTRGSRLPLPVPVNIYSPQSASLAAKRSKLRSAGTASHDDEAASPPRIVGGEFRGRKLIYSGDRRVRPMKDRVREAIFNLIGPAVRGTHAIDLFAGTGALSLEALSRGAVSATFVERHFPTAANIRQNAEALGVTARSTILPANVLLWSRRMPELPSIPWLVFCSPPWELFVSERDALLALMQVLIDRAPPGSQFVVEADDSFDFRLLPRPDEWLIRAYPPAIVGILRLATG; encoded by the coding sequence ATGAATAATAGACAGTACACAAGGGGTTCGCGTCTACCGCTCCCCGTTCCCGTCAATATCTACAGTCCACAGTCTGCTTCCTTGGCCGCCAAGCGATCCAAATTACGCTCCGCCGGTACTGCTAGCCACGATGACGAAGCGGCCTCGCCGCCGCGAATCGTGGGGGGCGAGTTTCGCGGCCGGAAGCTGATCTATAGCGGTGATCGCCGCGTGCGGCCGATGAAGGACCGGGTGCGCGAAGCGATTTTCAATCTGATCGGCCCAGCCGTTCGCGGCACGCACGCGATCGATCTGTTTGCCGGCACTGGGGCCCTGAGTTTGGAGGCCCTAAGCCGAGGAGCGGTCAGCGCCACTTTCGTCGAACGGCATTTTCCGACGGCGGCCAACATTCGCCAAAACGCGGAAGCGCTCGGCGTGACGGCTCGCTCGACGATCCTGCCGGCGAACGTGCTGCTTTGGTCACGTCGGATGCCGGAATTGCCGAGTATCCCTTGGCTGGTGTTCTGCTCGCCGCCATGGGAATTGTTTGTTAGCGAGCGCGACGCGCTTTTGGCGCTGATGCAAGTGCTGATCGACCGGGCGCCGCCGGGGAGCCAGTTCGTCGTCGAGGCGGACGATAGTTTCGACTTCCGACTTCTTCCGCGCCCCGATGAATGGTTGATTCGTGCTTACCCGCCGGCCATCGTCGGCATTCTGCGGCTCGCAACGGGATAA
- a CDS encoding peptidylprolyl isomerase — MQFRRRLVIAFVVATSSLTCAGGSRCVAAESTARQDFDKAYDQYKDVVKQLTDLQNRYPSATPQERPAMEQKFNDLLKEGNRLRPKMMALAEKAYLENPSDTTLADMMYSVVATLLRSDDYEEAFRLTKLLIDHKYPQPQVYNMAGAAAFFLSNYDDAEKYLKQAADNNSLDEKGKQVLESIKEYRGKWAREQKFRDAEAKADDLPRVKLTIGDFKGNVKGDIVVELFENEAPNTVANFISLVEKKTYDGLTFHRVLSGFMAQGGDPDGNGTGGPGYHIADECNQPNHREHFRGSVSMAHSAAPDSNGSQFFINFVPTAHLDGKHTVFGRVIEGFDVLAKIQRVNPDEPAAGVLPDKIVKAVVLRKRNHAYEPTKLP; from the coding sequence ATGCAATTTCGGAGACGGCTGGTCATTGCGTTCGTCGTCGCGACATCGTCGTTGACCTGCGCTGGCGGATCTCGCTGCGTCGCCGCCGAAAGCACGGCTCGACAGGATTTCGACAAGGCATACGACCAATACAAGGACGTCGTGAAGCAATTGACCGATTTGCAAAACCGCTATCCGTCGGCCACGCCGCAAGAGCGTCCGGCGATGGAGCAGAAGTTCAACGATCTCTTGAAGGAAGGAAACCGGCTTCGCCCCAAAATGATGGCCCTGGCGGAGAAGGCCTACTTGGAAAACCCTTCGGACACGACACTGGCCGACATGATGTACTCCGTCGTCGCCACGCTGCTGCGCAGCGACGATTATGAAGAAGCGTTTCGACTGACGAAACTCCTGATCGACCACAAGTATCCGCAGCCGCAAGTTTACAACATGGCCGGCGCCGCCGCCTTTTTCCTGAGCAACTACGACGACGCCGAAAAGTACCTCAAGCAGGCGGCCGACAACAACTCGCTCGACGAGAAAGGGAAGCAAGTTCTCGAAAGCATCAAGGAGTATCGCGGCAAGTGGGCCCGCGAGCAGAAGTTTCGCGATGCCGAGGCGAAGGCCGACGATCTGCCGCGCGTAAAGCTCACGATCGGCGACTTCAAGGGGAATGTGAAGGGAGACATCGTTGTCGAACTCTTCGAGAATGAGGCTCCTAACACGGTGGCCAACTTCATTAGCCTCGTCGAAAAAAAAACCTACGACGGGCTGACGTTCCATCGCGTGCTTTCGGGCTTCATGGCCCAAGGGGGCGATCCTGACGGAAATGGCACGGGCGGCCCGGGCTACCACATCGCCGACGAATGCAACCAGCCAAATCATCGCGAGCATTTCCGCGGCTCGGTTAGCATGGCCCACAGCGCGGCCCCCGACTCGAACGGCTCGCAATTCTTCATTAACTTCGTGCCCACCGCCCATCTCGACGGCAAGCACACGGTGTTCGGCCGCGTGATCGAGGGGTTCGACGTGTTGGCGAAGATTCAGCGGGTCAATCCCGATGAGCCCGCCGCTGGCGTCCTGCCCGACAAGATCGTCAAGGCCGTCGTTCTCCGCAAGCGCAATCACGCCTACGAGCCGACGAAGTTGCCATAG